Proteins encoded within one genomic window of Candidatus Giovannonibacteria bacterium:
- a CDS encoding carbohydrate kinase family protein codes for MKQYDFIAIGDSTTDAFIKLKDASVHCNINKEKCEICLRFKDKIPYEEVYVVPAVGNAANASVAASRLGLQSALISNVGDDYFGQEALDALKKENVGTEFVIAHPGKKTNYHYVLWYEDDRTLLIKHQEYDYKLPYFNDPKWVYFSSMAENSLPFHEVFERYMNEHPKVKLAFQPGTFQMKFGRKKLVGIYKRTEVFVCNKEEAQRILESNEKDVKKLMKNLADLGPKIVVVTDGPAGACAYDGASAWFMPPYPDPKPPFERTGAGDAFSSTFIVALCLGLRVEEALRWAPINSMSVVQYVGAREGLLTRYKLEKYLSEAPADYIPKLI; via the coding sequence ATGAAGCAGTATGATTTTATCGCGATAGGGGATTCCACGACCGACGCGTTTATTAAATTGAAAGACGCGTCGGTGCATTGCAATATTAACAAGGAAAAGTGCGAGATCTGTTTGCGATTCAAGGACAAAATTCCTTACGAAGAAGTTTATGTCGTGCCTGCTGTTGGTAATGCCGCGAACGCATCGGTTGCCGCTTCGCGCTTGGGGCTTCAAAGCGCGCTGATTTCCAATGTTGGTGACGATTACTTTGGCCAGGAAGCCCTGGACGCTCTTAAAAAAGAAAATGTCGGGACGGAATTTGTTATAGCTCACCCGGGCAAAAAAACTAATTATCACTACGTGCTTTGGTACGAAGACGACCGCACTCTTTTAATCAAGCACCAAGAATACGATTATAAACTGCCGTATTTTAACGACCCCAAGTGGGTTTATTTTTCCTCAATGGCTGAAAATTCTCTTCCGTTTCACGAAGTTTTTGAAAGATATATGAACGAGCACCCGAAGGTAAAACTAGCTTTCCAGCCGGGAACTTTCCAGATGAAATTCGGAAGAAAAAAATTGGTGGGCATTTACAAACGGACGGAAGTTTTTGTCTGCAATAAAGAAGAGGCGCAGAGAATTTTAGAGTCAAACGAGAAAGACGTGAAAAAATTAATGAAGAATCTGGCGGATTTGGGCCCGAAAATCGTCGTGGTTACGGATGGCCCGGCGGGCGCTTGCGCTTACGATGGCGCATCCGCTTGGTTTATGCCTCCTTACCCAGACCCCAAGCCGCCCTTTGAGCGGACGGGGGCGGGCGATGCTTTTTCTTCCACTTTTATCGTCGCGCTTTGCCTTGGCCTTCGCGTTGAAGAAGCACTCCGTTGGGCGCCGATAAATTCCATGTCGGTTGTGCAGTATGTCGGCGCGCGCGAAGGGTTGCTCACCCGCTATAAATTGGAAAAATATTTATCAGAAGCCCCGGCTGACTATATTCCTAAGTTGATATGA
- a CDS encoding transketolase family protein, which translates to MPINPKVKLVLNILEFKTIEQAPTRKGYGEGLLAAGEANEKVVALCADLTESTQMHLFAKKFPQRFIEMGVAEQNMATVAAGLANYGKIPFISSYAMFSPGRNWEQIRTTICYNDVPVKIAGSHAGVSVGPDGATHQAIEDIALMRPIPNMTVINPCDVHEARKATMAAVDINGPVYLRFAREKTPVFTTIESPFEVGRAEVLFGSSEKLDVSIVACGPLVYNAILAAADLEKEGLKIRVINNHTIKPMDEKTIIQAARDAGAVVTVEEHQVQGGMGSAVAEVLAKNCPVPMEFIGVQNRFGESGAPNELVEAFGMGVSHIKEAVKRVLKRKK; encoded by the coding sequence ATGCCGATAAATCCGAAAGTAAAATTAGTACTGAACATTCTGGAGTTCAAAACAATTGAACAGGCGCCGACGAGAAAGGGTTACGGCGAGGGGCTTTTGGCTGCCGGCGAGGCGAATGAAAAAGTTGTCGCGCTCTGCGCCGACCTCACCGAATCAACGCAGATGCATCTGTTCGCAAAGAAATTTCCGCAAAGGTTTATTGAGATGGGGGTTGCCGAGCAGAATATGGCAACCGTTGCGGCGGGGCTCGCGAATTACGGCAAGATTCCATTTATTTCTTCTTACGCGATGTTTTCTCCGGGGAGAAACTGGGAGCAGATCCGGACAACGATTTGCTACAATGATGTTCCTGTGAAAATTGCCGGATCGCATGCCGGGGTTTCCGTGGGGCCGGACGGCGCGACGCATCAGGCGATTGAAGACATCGCTCTTATGCGGCCGATTCCGAATATGACCGTAATCAATCCGTGCGATGTGCACGAGGCCAGAAAAGCAACGATGGCGGCAGTCGACATAAATGGGCCGGTTTATCTCCGTTTCGCACGTGAAAAGACGCCCGTGTTTACTACAATAGAGTCGCCCTTTGAAGTGGGACGAGCCGAAGTGCTCTTTGGCTCTAGTGAGAAGTTGGACGTGAGCATAGTTGCTTGTGGTCCTTTGGTGTATAACGCGATTTTAGCCGCGGCGGATTTGGAAAAAGAAGGGCTGAAAATCCGCGTGATAAATAATCACACAATTAAACCGATGGATGAAAAAACTATTATTCAGGCCGCCAGAGACGCGGGCGCGGTGGTGACGGTTGAAGAACATCAGGTTCAGGGAGGAATGGGTTCGGCGGTGGCGGAAGTTTTGGCGAAAAATTGTCCGGTGCCGATGGAATTTATCGGAGTGCAGAACCGCTTCGGAGAATCTGGCGCGCCAAACGAACTTGTGGAAGCATTTGGCATGGGCGTTTCGCACATCAAAGAGGCGGTTAAAAGGGTTTTAAAAAGAAAAAAATAA
- a CDS encoding transketolase, with product MFHLHEEKIKFLEEKANAVRQSIIEMLLEAGSGHTAGTLGMADVFTAFYFHILNHDPKNPFWEERDHLILSNGHICPVHYAAMAHAGYFPISELKTLRKFGTRLQGHPHRGSLPGIEITSGPLGSGLSQAVGMAIGFKMDGKKNQVYCLMSDGEQEAGNTWEAAMLAGKLKLDNLTALIDRNNIQIDGMTEDIMPLEPLKEKYEAFNWHVLEINGHDFEEIVNAVEEAKAIYEKPTVIISHNIPGKGIKEIEFDYKWHGIPPNKEQAAKFLAELRTLGGKIKSEHQ from the coding sequence ATGTTTCATCTGCACGAAGAAAAAATTAAATTTTTGGAGGAGAAGGCGAATGCTGTGAGGCAGTCGATTATTGAGATGCTTTTGGAAGCTGGGAGCGGGCATACGGCCGGTACCTTGGGGATGGCGGATGTTTTTACCGCGTTTTATTTTCATATTTTAAACCACGACCCGAAAAATCCATTTTGGGAGGAAAGAGACCACCTGATTTTATCCAATGGGCACATCTGCCCGGTGCACTATGCTGCGATGGCGCACGCCGGGTATTTTCCGATATCAGAACTCAAAACTTTAAGAAAATTCGGTACGCGTCTTCAGGGGCACCCGCACCGCGGCTCTTTGCCCGGGATTGAAATAACCTCGGGGCCGCTTGGCAGCGGTCTTTCGCAGGCGGTCGGCATGGCGATCGGGTTTAAAATGGATGGAAAGAAAAATCAAGTTTATTGCCTGATGTCGGACGGCGAGCAGGAAGCGGGAAACACATGGGAGGCCGCAATGCTTGCCGGCAAGTTAAAGCTGGACAATTTGACCGCCTTAATTGACCGCAACAACATTCAGATTGACGGGATGACCGAGGATATTATGCCTTTAGAGCCCCTCAAAGAAAAATATGAAGCTTTCAACTGGCATGTTTTGGAAATCAACGGCCACGATTTTGAAGAAATCGTAAACGCTGTGGAGGAAGCCAAAGCAATCTATGAAAAGCCAACGGTTATAATTTCGCACAATATTCCCGGAAAGGGGATTAAAGAAATTGAGTTTGATTACAAATGGCACGGCATTCCGCCAAATAAAGAGCAGGCCGCGAAATTTTTAGCGGAGCTCCGCACGCTGGGCGGTAAAATAAAAAGCGAGCACCAATAA
- a CDS encoding RpiB/LacA/LacB family sugar-phosphate isomerase, whose protein sequence is MKIYIGADHAGYEMKEMLKKYLAGLGHDVEDNGAFKYEPEDDYPDFVRPVAEAVANDPEHSRGVVIGSSGQGEAMAANRVTGARAAVYYGGTLEIVELSRKHNNANILSLGARFIDDEIAKKAVKLWLETDFEGGRHERRIAKLDS, encoded by the coding sequence ATGAAAATCTATATCGGGGCGGATCATGCGGGGTATGAGATGAAAGAGATGCTAAAAAAATATCTCGCGGGTTTGGGGCATGATGTTGAAGACAATGGAGCGTTTAAATATGAGCCGGAGGATGATTATCCGGATTTCGTTCGCCCAGTGGCAGAAGCTGTGGCGAACGACCCCGAGCATAGTCGAGGGGTTGTCATCGGCAGTTCCGGCCAAGGCGAGGCGATGGCGGCTAACCGAGTAACAGGCGCGCGCGCGGCGGTATATTACGGAGGGACTCTAGAAATCGTGGAATTATCGCGCAAACACAATAACGCCAATATTTTGTCATTGGGCGCGCGGTTTATTGACGATGAAATTGCCAAAAAAGCGGTGAAGCTATGGTTAGAGACCGATTTTGAAGGTGGACGGCATGAACGCAGAATTGCTAAACTAGATTCTTAA
- a CDS encoding type I glyceraldehyde-3-phosphate dehydrogenase has product MAKIAINGFGRIGRSFFRAAYDARPPAGGLDIIAVNDLADEKTLHYLLKYDSVYGRYLKEPQGVQFLAEKDPAKLPWGKLGIDIVVESSGLFADGEKAKAHLDAGAKRVVITAPATGDVVTALVGVNDDLFKNNKHPLTCNASCTTNSVAPVLKILLENFGIKRAVMTTIHGYTATQKLVDGPDAKDPRRGRAAALNIVPSTTGAAEAVIQSIPELEGKFQAESLRVPVITGSISVTTALVEKKTTREAVNELFKKEAAKPRWAHVLKVTEDQIVVTDIVGEPYGAIIDLSLTQVLGGPDDSVGAGDLVKVFSWYDNESGYTATLVEHVRRVAENL; this is encoded by the coding sequence ATGGCTAAAATCGCGATAAATGGGTTTGGGAGGATTGGCAGGTCGTTTTTCCGGGCGGCTTACGATGCCCGTCCGCCAGCTGGCGGATTGGATATTATTGCGGTAAACGACTTGGCGGATGAAAAAACTCTCCATTATCTTCTTAAATACGATTCTGTTTACGGAAGATATTTAAAGGAGCCGCAAGGCGTCCAATTTTTGGCGGAGAAAGACCCGGCGAAATTGCCTTGGGGAAAATTGGGTATAGATATTGTTGTGGAATCTTCCGGTCTTTTTGCGGATGGCGAAAAGGCCAAGGCGCATTTGGATGCCGGAGCAAAACGCGTGGTCATTACCGCGCCGGCAACGGGAGATGTGGTTACCGCGCTGGTTGGCGTAAACGACGATTTATTTAAAAACAACAAACACCCTCTCACTTGCAATGCTTCCTGCACCACAAATTCCGTCGCGCCGGTTCTTAAAATTTTGCTGGAAAATTTTGGAATTAAAAGGGCGGTGATGACAACTATCCACGGATATACTGCCACGCAAAAGCTGGTGGACGGGCCGGACGCGAAAGACCCGAGGCGCGGTCGCGCTGCCGCGTTAAATATTGTTCCTTCCACAACCGGAGCGGCGGAAGCCGTGATTCAATCCATCCCGGAGCTTGAAGGAAAATTCCAGGCGGAATCTCTCCGCGTGCCGGTGATTACCGGCTCAATTAGCGTGACCACGGCATTGGTTGAGAAAAAAACTACGCGCGAGGCAGTAAACGAGCTTTTCAAAAAAGAAGCGGCGAAACCCCGCTGGGCGCATGTTTTAAAAGTTACGGAAGACCAGATTGTAGTCACCGACATCGTCGGCGAGCCCTACGGCGCGATTATTGATTTATCTTTGACCCAAGTTTTAGGCGGCCCCGATGATTCTGTCGGGGCAGGCGACCTTGTAAAAGTTTTCTCGTGGTACGACAATGAATCCGGCTACACGGCGACTTTGGTGGAGCATGTGAGGAGAGTGGCGGAGAATTTATGA
- a CDS encoding transposase — MRKIRFATGEFYHIYNRGVDKRSVFLDSHDFERFLQSMREFNSQKPIGSLFENSFRDKTKLGNRVAKLVDVVSYCLNNNHYHLMLRQRIENGISGFMHRLGTGYTQSFNIKYKRSGSLFQGKFKALHIHSNEYFLHLSAYINLNNKVHRIKGESFRSSWKEYVDDKDDVCFKSIILEQFNKPSEYKEFAESSLQDILGRKKIYEEMKEMLLE; from the coding sequence ATGCGGAAAATCCGTTTTGCTACCGGGGAATTTTACCACATTTATAATCGCGGAGTGGATAAACGCTCTGTGTTTTTGGACTCTCATGATTTCGAGCGTTTTTTGCAAAGCATGCGTGAATTTAATAGCCAAAAGCCAATAGGCAGTTTATTTGAAAATTCTTTTCGCGATAAAACTAAACTTGGCAACCGAGTTGCCAAGTTGGTCGATGTTGTTAGTTACTGTTTAAATAACAATCATTATCATTTAATGCTTAGGCAGCGTATTGAAAATGGCATAAGCGGATTTATGCACAGATTGGGTACTGGTTATACTCAATCTTTCAATATTAAATACAAAAGAAGTGGCAGTCTTTTCCAGGGAAAATTTAAAGCGCTCCATATCCATTCTAATGAATATTTTTTGCATTTAAGCGCTTACATAAATTTAAATAATAAAGTCCATCGCATAAAAGGCGAGTCATTTAGATCGAGTTGGAAAGAATATGTCGATGACAAAGACGATGTGTGTTTTAAATCAATCATATTGGAGCAGTTCAATAAGCCAAGCGAATATAAGGAATTTGCAGAAAGTTCTCTACAGGATATTTTAGGGCGTAAGAAAATATATGAAGAAATGAAAGAAATGTTGCTAGAATAG
- a CDS encoding FAD-dependent oxidoreductase produces MLYDTIIIGGGPAGAAAAVYSARKKLKTLLITDSFGGQSLVSSDIQNWIGEPHISGFDLAQKLEAHVRAFPDAVEIKTPERATAIRSIKCDEDRICDFEVKTGQNNVYEARTLILTIGARRKKLGVPGEKKFEGKGVAYCSTCDAPLFSGKKVAVVGGGNAGLEAVVDLFPYASEIYLIHRGDALKGDPAEQEEIKKNPKLKEIILNAETLEILGNGFVTGIKYKNTKTGEEKALSVEGVFVEIGSRPNSEIVKDLVEFDQWGQIKIDPRHGSTSHPGIFAAGDVTDDPYKQNNISVGDAVKAALAAYNYLLKREKQPPAAG; encoded by the coding sequence ATGCTGTATGACACAATAATCATCGGCGGGGGACCTGCCGGAGCGGCGGCGGCGGTGTATTCCGCCAGAAAAAAACTTAAAACGCTTTTAATTACCGATTCTTTCGGCGGGCAATCGCTTGTTTCCAGCGATATCCAAAACTGGATAGGCGAGCCGCATATTTCCGGATTTGACCTCGCGCAAAAACTTGAAGCGCACGTGCGCGCTTTTCCGGACGCCGTTGAGATAAAGACGCCGGAGAGAGCAACTGCGATTCGCAGTATCAAGTGCGATGAAGATAGAATTTGCGATTTTGAGGTCAAGACCGGCCAAAATAATGTTTATGAGGCAAGAACGCTTATCTTAACAATCGGCGCAAGAAGAAAAAAACTCGGAGTGCCCGGAGAAAAGAAATTTGAAGGCAAAGGCGTGGCTTATTGCTCAACCTGCGACGCGCCGCTTTTTTCCGGCAAAAAAGTCGCGGTTGTGGGCGGCGGCAACGCCGGACTGGAAGCGGTAGTTGACCTTTTTCCTTATGCTTCTGAAATTTATTTAATCCACCGCGGAGACGCTTTAAAAGGGGACCCGGCGGAGCAGGAAGAAATCAAGAAAAATCCGAAACTTAAAGAGATAATCTTAAACGCGGAAACATTGGAAATTTTAGGGAACGGGTTTGTAACGGGGATTAAATACAAAAATACAAAAACTGGAGAAGAAAAAGCGCTGAGCGTTGAAGGGGTTTTCGTAGAAATCGGCTCACGGCCAAATTCAGAGATAGTAAAAGATTTGGTGGAGTTTGACCAGTGGGGGCAGATAAAAATTGACCCGCGGCACGGCTCAACCTCGCACCCGGGAATTTTCGCGGCTGGAGATGTCACCGACGACCCTTACAAGCAAAACAATATTTCGGTGGGCGACGCCGTAAAAGCCGCTCTCGCCGCATATAATTATTTACTTAAACGCGAAAAACAACCCCCCGCTGCTGGTTAA
- a CDS encoding DUF3105 domain-containing protein, whose product MKSSKNNFVVWPVIILILAAAGYFVFNYFSKLVSIPEIGEAFPIEGAAHVAEGTKVEYRTNPPSSGAHYAKSARWGVYDNALSDGNLVHNLEHGGVWISYRPSISADEIKKLKDLVRSYKSKVILTPREKNDSSIALVSWGRIHKIDSFNGEIIKNFILKYKNTGPELVPD is encoded by the coding sequence ATGAAGAGCTCAAAAAATAATTTTGTTGTTTGGCCAGTAATTATTTTGATTCTGGCCGCGGCCGGATATTTTGTTTTTAACTATTTTTCAAAATTGGTTTCCATTCCGGAAATTGGCGAAGCATTTCCGATAGAAGGCGCGGCGCACGTGGCGGAGGGAACAAAAGTTGAATATCGCACAAACCCGCCGTCTTCCGGCGCTCATTACGCCAAATCGGCTCGTTGGGGAGTTTATGATAATGCGCTTTCGGATGGAAATTTAGTGCATAATTTAGAACACGGCGGAGTATGGATTTCTTACAGGCCGTCAATTTCAGCGGACGAAATAAAAAAGCTTAAAGATTTGGTGCGGAGTTACAAAAGCAAAGTGATTTTAACGCCCAGAGAAAAAAACGATTCTTCCATAGCGCTTGTGAGTTGGGGGAGAATTCATAAAATTGATTCTTTTAACGGAGAGATAATTAAAAATTTTATATTAAAATATAAAAACACCGGACCGGAATTGGTGCCGGATTAG
- a CDS encoding DsbA family protein, which produces MDQKVLIPGAIILAGVIVAGAVLYSNLPKNPLLGKEGKGEVIKDGADALKIQKDDFVLGNPAAKVAIIEYGDFQCPFCGRFFQTAEQEIKDKYVKTGKAVFSWRDFAFLGEESFRAAEAARCAGDEGKFWEYHDHLFNSQRGENEGAFSDQNLKRFAEELKLDKTKFNSCFDSGKYRKAVEETSNTGRAVGVNGTPATFVNGQLISGAQPFPVFQKIIDEELKK; this is translated from the coding sequence ATGGACCAAAAAGTTTTAATTCCTGGAGCGATTATTTTAGCCGGCGTGATAGTCGCCGGGGCGGTTTTGTATTCTAACCTCCCCAAAAATCCCCTCCTTGGTAAGGAGGGGAAAGGGGAGGTGATTAAAGATGGCGCAGACGCCTTAAAAATCCAAAAAGACGATTTTGTTTTGGGAAACCCCGCCGCGAAAGTCGCCATTATTGAATACGGGGATTTCCAGTGCCCGTTTTGCGGAAGATTTTTTCAAACCGCGGAGCAGGAAATTAAAGACAAATATGTTAAAACCGGGAAAGCTGTGTTTTCATGGCGCGATTTCGCGTTTTTGGGAGAAGAATCGTTCCGGGCGGCCGAGGCGGCCCGCTGCGCCGGGGATGAGGGGAAGTTTTGGGAATATCACGACCATCTCTTTAACAGCCAGCGGGGGGAAAACGAGGGAGCGTTTTCCGACCAAAATTTGAAACGTTTCGCGGAAGAGCTGAAATTGGACAAAACAAAATTTAATTCCTGCTTTGATTCGGGGAAGTACCGCAAAGCAGTTGAGGAAACGTCAAATACGGGCAGAGCGGTTGGAGTGAACGGCACTCCGGCAACTTTCGTAAACGGGCAGTTGATTTCCGGAGCCCAGCCGTTCCCGGTTTTTCAAAAAATTATTGATGAAGAGCTCAAAAAATAA
- a CDS encoding putative glycoside hydrolase, which translates to MKRQKYFHKLALGRSDAALAVIGVALVATALWSFVRTYGAGDGSAFQTTPAVISEPEKPRHVKTPEPVKAIYMTSWVAGTKDWRGELVEFVKKSELNSIVIDIKDYTGRISFNTGNQKIQEVGSEEMRVGDMKNFIEQLHDAGIYVIARITVFQDPFYTKKHPEIAVQKKNGLLWKDKKGLSYLDPAAREFWDYIIEVARASEAAGFDELNFDYIRFPSDGNMSDIMFPIAGKRNKVEVLSEFFAYLNSALSDLPVPISADVFGMVATNPDDLNIGQVLENIAPHFDYVSPMVYPSHYPPGFQNYKNPAAHPYEVVRFSMNKAVERLIAASSTPSKLRPWIQDFDLGATYDASKVRAQIQAVYDSGLTSWMSWDAGNKYTKDAYLLDRN; encoded by the coding sequence ATGAAACGTCAAAAATATTTTCATAAACTGGCGCTTGGCCGCTCCGACGCGGCTCTCGCGGTGATTGGAGTGGCGCTTGTGGCGACGGCGTTGTGGTCTTTTGTGAGAACTTATGGGGCGGGGGACGGGAGCGCGTTTCAAACAACTCCGGCCGTCATCTCCGAGCCAGAAAAACCAAGACACGTAAAAACTCCCGAACCGGTGAAGGCAATTTATATGACCAGCTGGGTTGCGGGCACCAAAGATTGGCGCGGAGAGCTTGTTGAGTTCGTGAAAAAATCCGAACTTAATAGCATCGTGATTGACATTAAAGATTACACCGGCAGAATTTCTTTTAACACCGGGAACCAAAAAATACAGGAAGTTGGCTCGGAGGAAATGCGCGTAGGAGACATGAAGAATTTTATTGAGCAATTGCACGACGCCGGCATTTACGTCATCGCCCGCATTACCGTGTTTCAGGACCCGTTTTACACAAAAAAACATCCGGAGATCGCCGTGCAGAAAAAAAACGGCCTGCTTTGGAAAGACAAAAAGGGGCTTTCATATCTTGACCCGGCCGCGCGCGAGTTTTGGGACTATATAATAGAAGTGGCAAGGGCATCGGAGGCGGCGGGGTTTGACGAGCTTAATTTTGACTATATTAGATTCCCATCGGACGGCAACATGTCCGACATAATGTTTCCAATAGCGGGCAAAAGAAATAAAGTTGAAGTCCTTTCAGAATTTTTTGCCTATTTAAATAGCGCGCTAAGCGATTTGCCTGTCCCAATCTCCGCCGACGTTTTCGGAATGGTTGCCACCAATCCGGACGATCTTAATATCGGGCAGGTTTTGGAAAACATTGCCCCGCATTTTGATTATGTTTCTCCTATGGTTTATCCGTCGCATTACCCGCCGGGGTTCCAAAATTACAAAAATCCTGCGGCGCATCCTTACGAGGTTGTGCGCTTTTCAATGAACAAGGCGGTGGAGCGGTTGATCGCCGCAAGTTCCACGCCTTCCAAGCTCCGCCCCTGGATTCAGGATTTTGACTTGGGTGCCACTTACGACGCCTCGAAAGTCCGCGCACAGATTCAAGCTGTTTACGACTCCGGCTTGACGTCTTGGATGAGCTGGGACGCGGGGAATAAATACACAAAAGATGCTTATCTACTTGACCGAAACTAA
- a CDS encoding FAD-dependent oxidoreductase, with the protein MEKADYLILGGGIAGTAAAEALREADQHAKIVILEDEPHVLYSRVMIPKYIKGLVPRENLFLRKIGDYEKRALDFYPSTRAVKIDFARKEVKAETGLAVSYKRILIASGGRPRPLPEPFLSAAASAKILRMHTLKDADLIKKELESGAHQSALVAGESFIALEFIEILSLAGVRVHIAAKGDIWGEERFGKACGELLEENFKKHGIIIHKNIEDFLFKTSLACLGIGLSRDLSIFPGLEVGRGVLADEFLKTSDKDAFAAGDIAEFFDVVLGKKRIVGNWTNAFLQGKTAALNMAGGGKIFRAVPAYNISNLGLRLSALGDTEDFDEEKIIPGDNNCARLLFSAGKLAGATLINRFNDKIILSELIEKGANRDETSKIFS; encoded by the coding sequence GTGGAAAAAGCGGACTATTTAATTTTAGGCGGCGGGATTGCCGGAACCGCCGCCGCGGAAGCTTTGCGCGAAGCGGACCAGCACGCCAAGATAGTCATTTTGGAGGATGAGCCGCATGTTTTATATTCGCGCGTCATGATTCCCAAATACATCAAGGGGCTTGTCCCGCGCGAAAATCTTTTTTTGAGAAAAATCGGCGACTATGAAAAACGCGCGCTGGATTTTTATCCTTCCACACGGGCGGTAAAAATAGATTTCGCGCGCAAAGAGGTGAAGGCGGAGACGGGCTTGGCAGTTTCTTATAAAAGGATTCTGATCGCCTCCGGCGGGCGGCCTCGGCCCCTGCCGGAGCCGTTTTTGTCGGCTGCGGCGTCCGCCAAAATTTTAAGAATGCATACCTTGAAAGACGCGGATTTGATAAAAAAGGAATTGGAAAGCGGCGCGCATCAAAGCGCGCTGGTCGCCGGCGAGAGTTTCATCGCGCTTGAGTTTATAGAAATTTTGAGCTTGGCCGGCGTCCGCGTCCATATTGCGGCGAAAGGAGACATTTGGGGCGAAGAGAGATTCGGAAAAGCGTGCGGCGAGCTTCTGGAGGAAAATTTTAAAAAGCATGGAATTATAATACACAAAAATATAGAGGACTTTCTTTTTAAAACCTCTCTGGCGTGCTTGGGAATAGGCCTTTCCCGCGACTTGAGTATTTTCCCGGGCCTGGAAGTGGGCAGGGGCGTACTTGCGGACGAGTTTTTAAAGACCTCTGACAAGGATGCTTTCGCGGCGGGGGACATAGCGGAGTTTTTTGACGTTGTTTTGGGTAAAAAAAGAATCGTCGGCAATTGGACAAACGCTTTTTTGCAGGGCAAAACCGCGGCTTTGAATATGGCAGGCGGCGGCAAGATTTTCCGGGCCGTGCCCGCTTACAACATATCCAATTTGGGCCTGCGACTCTCCGCTTTGGGCGACACGGAGGACTTTGATGAAGAAAAAATAATTCCCGGAGACAATAATTGCGCACGGCTTCTCTTCAGCGCGGGCAAGCTGGCCGGCGCTACCTTAATCAACCGGTTTAATGATAAAATAATATTGTCGGAGCTCATAGAAAAAGGCGCGAATCGAGATGAAACGTCAAAAATATTTTCATAA
- a CDS encoding RNA-binding protein: MAKKLYVGSLSYNTTDESMKQAFEQAGSVTSASVVMDRMTGRSRGFGFVEMASDEEAEKAIEMWNGKELDGRRVTVNEARPMTERPPRESRGGGFRSRY; this comes from the coding sequence ATGGCAAAAAAGCTATACGTAGGGAGTCTTTCCTACAACACCACCGACGAAAGCATGAAGCAGGCTTTTGAACAAGCCGGTTCCGTCACTTCAGCCAGCGTGGTCATGGACCGCATGACCGGCAGGAGCAGGGGATTCGGCTTCGTGGAAATGGCTTCCGATGAGGAAGCCGAGAAGGCCATTGAGATGTGGAACGGCAAAGAGCTGGACGGCAGAAGGGTGACGGTGAATGAAGCCCGCCCGATGACCGAGCGCCCGCCGCGCGAATCTCGGGGAGGCGGTTTCCGCAGCAGATACTAA
- a CDS encoding PD-(D/E)XK nuclease family protein — translation MLKNKDGKIVLSPSALNLFLECAKCFWLEKNRGIHRPSGAFPSLPGGMDAVLKKYFDKFRAKGLLPPEIEGKVEGKLLDDPKFLREWRLNMKGIRWRDEKLYAELMGALDDCLVSGDYYIPVDYKTRGWAAKEDSHTYYQNQLNCYVFLLQKNGYKTKNFAYLLFYSPKEVLSNLAAKPPSGGFTAVLFNVEPRKVEVNPEAAYEVFKAALKTLRGPQPASHSDCKFCSWGNDYLNWE, via the coding sequence ATGCTTAAAAATAAAGACGGCAAAATAGTTTTGTCCCCGTCGGCGCTGAATCTTTTTTTGGAGTGCGCGAAATGCTTTTGGCTTGAGAAGAACCGCGGGATTCATCGGCCCTCGGGTGCCTTTCCGTCTTTGCCCGGAGGAATGGACGCTGTGCTTAAAAAATATTTTGATAAATTCCGCGCAAAAGGTTTGCTCCCGCCGGAGATTGAGGGAAAAGTGGAGGGTAAGCTTTTAGACGACCCGAAATTTTTGCGCGAATGGCGGCTCAACATGAAAGGAATTAGATGGCGCGATGAAAAATTGTACGCGGAGCTGATGGGCGCGCTGGATGATTGTTTGGTTTCCGGCGATTATTATATCCCTGTGGATTATAAAACCAGAGGTTGGGCCGCCAAAGAAGATTCACACACCTATTATCAAAACCAGCTGAACTGCTACGTTTTTTTGCTTCAAAAAAATGGATACAAGACAAAAAATTTCGCGTATTTGCTTTTTTATTCGCCAAAAGAGGTTTTGAGTAACTTGGCGGCTAAGCCGCCAAGTGGCGGTTTCACCGCCGTGTTGTTCAATGTTGAGCCGAGGAAAGTTGAAGTGAACCCCGAAGCCGCCTACGAAGTTTTCAAAGCGGCTTTGAAAACTTTGCGCGGCCCGCAACCTGCCTCGCACAGCGATTGCAAATTTTGCAGTTGGGGAAATGACTACTTGAACTGGGAATAA